aaTCCTTGAACTCCATATTAATTTTGTCTCATTTCACTCTCATTTCatctgagaaattgtatttaTACACCTTTTTCTAAGAAAAAATGATTAGCTGGAATATGTTTTGTGCAAGAAATAAGATAACATATTACACGttaataaaatattctttaaagcAATCAAAAGGGAACAGAAAAATATGTCGATGAAAgagaaattcttgatattcaaactGCATTATGTCTTTTGCAACAAAATCCCAGAAAACGTCGACTGATTATTGCCGTATGAAGTACTACCACCGTACACATGTTTTGAAGACCCATAGATCTGGATCCAGACGTGGTCATCTTTGTTGACGTTGATGATGACCATTGCTGAACTGGAACCTGTGCCGCCTGGAAAAGGAACATAGGTCGAAGCCCGTGAGGATCCCGCCACCATCAGTTGAGTGGTGTAGCCGGTTCCACCAGTGATAATGGTCCAGTGGAACATATAGACCCCTGAGACAGGAGCAATGAAGATACCGTTTTCGGTGTGGTAGTGGTTTCCAATGTTGATGTAGGTACCTTCAAATCTGATTTTTACGTTTGTACTTATGCCACTCTCGCTGGAGGACTTGTAAGCAGAAAACAAA
The nucleotide sequence above comes from Magallana gigas chromosome 2, xbMagGiga1.1, whole genome shotgun sequence. Encoded proteins:
- the LOC105343639 gene encoding cerebellin-1-like — protein: MACNKALLLVSLYCLYLPVTSTKLTTLLRDKNLTSLEERLTNLEQTIERRLNVTEVLLGQLLTGRNGANLETLNVLSLRSQILRTAFSPVLFSAYKSSSESGISTNVKIRFEGTYINIGNHYHTENGIFIAPVSGVYMFHWTIITGGTGYTTQLMVAGSSRASTYVPFPGGTGSSSAMVIINVNKDDHVWIQIYGSSKHVYGGSTSYGNNQSTFSGILLQKT